The following are encoded in a window of Danio aesculapii chromosome 12, fDanAes4.1, whole genome shotgun sequence genomic DNA:
- the nbr1a gene encoding NBR1 autophagy cargo receptor a isoform X2: MNLPITVKVNFRGNVKKFPVLDTNKAQWETVEAWIKTTFGLSHFQVKYFDEDNEEVCINSQDEYTEALKSAFKQANQLHMNVYKMKGQAEGGAVKAELKELKIDPRPAPPYRARVKMADKETQVTPERDSAVPKENKGMKTEEEAVPTWFKSYMDRFKDQVVREVVDRMCSEFSGQCCTHRASDPPAEEPSTSGTQKPVSSTTLRASSSTPNCSSCKGPATGGGYQCSVCPSCILCEPCSHKHDPSHNLKRTRTPLSVPERGVTPEPRFLRRGDRTVRKAERQRLKAERRQLKAEVKEIKKKLRLEKRGLLWSGASNGTSTSGLAPAPAPSLGAGPAPAPALCPDPQTSSPEKRQTLKQSCSDDPLCTQTRGPKVSGSTLVPTMTALFLDENLPDGTCLEPGTKFIKYWKMRNTGNISWTSDTKLKFMWGNLTLGSREQKEVAVPFLQPGQVGVVSVAFVAPLLEGTYTSHWRLAHCGVQFGPRVWCSIVVVPSTGQKPSIHCSKSLRTDLCLMGKDGMFWSGTRDCEVSASSRREFCIPSVDLLTAQDLLSFELLDINIVQELEKVPANAPSDITSCVSPTLHHGALFGKHGTGQSKVEVGRSCRKKIQVLQPQRQNELLDVPGNEEGDEDISGTQFVCETVIRSLTLEEEPERKPQRRARPSLRRHEVPDPVRFKERSLLVKNDRPVINRPEAPVPVSKPIITEEPVFPVFTEALIGSNENLYTDPAAQDENEEEAEQKGRENEQEKEEEAGEWDEVSSQVSSASSEDYIVILPDCFDTSRPLGESMYSSAMSQAAVPLANGPEAPQNPSTAEGENEEPSPVAVLHNSLNRMLSTSQILDTPPLIPEMVPVPVALSPPPSLRTHRSVRSHDVESGPVDENTSCQHEDDSSGCRSAHLEAPVSAFETCGPQDPRARNGGLTEGLVKGALSVAASAYKALFTGQSTPAQRPEVDPACEDASLMAVLQEMGFSNQPLNQRLLRKHHYNLLDVVNELVQLTDSEWHISRH; this comes from the exons ATGAACCTCCCCATCACTGTCAAAGTGAACTTTAGGGGCAACGTGAAGAAATTTCCAGTCTTGGACACGAACAAAGCACAGTGGGAGACTGTGGAGGCCTGG ATTAAAACTACATTCGGCTTGAGCCATTTTCAAGTGAAATATTTTGACGAGGACAACGAGGAG GTGTGCATAAACAGTCAAG ATGAATATACAGAAGCTCTAAAG agTGCGTTTAAGCAAGCCAATCAGCTCCACATGAATGTCTATAAGATGAAGGGTCAGGCAGAGGGTGGTGCAGTTAAGGCAGAGCTGAAGGAACTAAAGATAGACCCCAGACCAGCTCCGCCATATCGAGCTAGAGTCAAGATGGCAGACAAAGAGACCCAGGTGACCCCCGAGCGGGACTCG GCTGTGCCCAAAGAAAACAAAGGGATGAAAACTGAAGAAGAAGCAGTCCCCACTTGGTTTAAATCCTACATGGACAGG TTCAAAGATCAAGTGGTAAGGGAGGTGGTGGACAGGATGTGTAGTGAGTTTTCTGGCCAGTGTTGCACACACAGAGCCTCAGATCCTCCTGCAGAAGAACCAAGCACCTCTGGCACACAGAAACCAGTCAGCTCCACCACACTGAGGGCTTCTAGCTCAACTCCAAATTGCAGTAGTTGCAAAGGACCAGCCACTGGGGGAGGATATCAGTGCAG TGTTTGTCCATCTTGCATCTTATGCGAGCCATGCAGTCATAAACACGATCCCAGCCACAACCTAAAGAGAACAAGGACTCCTCTGTCTGTCCCTGAACGTGGAGTTACCCCAGAACCCAG GTTTCTGAGGCGGGGTGACAGGACGGTGAGAAAGGCGGAGAGGCAGCGTCTGAAAGCAGAGCGGAGGCAGCTGAAGGCTGAGGTGAAGGAGATCAAGAAGAAGCTGAGGCTGGAGAAGAGAGGTCTGCTGTGGAGTGGAGCCTCCAATGGGACCAGCACCTCAGGCCTTGCCCCCGCTCCCGCTCCATCTCTCGGTGCAGGACCAGCCCCAGCTCCGGCCCTGTGCCCAGACCCTCAAACTTCCAGTCCAGA GAAAAGACAGACGCTGAAACAAAGCTGTTCTGACGATCCTCTGTGCACTCAAACCAGGGGTCCCAAGGTCTCCGGCTCCACCTTGGTGCCCACAATGACTGCCTTGTTTCTGGATGAGAATCTACCAGATGGCACTTGTCTGGAGCCAGGCACCAAGTTCATCAAGTACTGGAAGATGAGGAACACTGGCAACATCAGCTGGACCTCCGACACCAAG TTGAAATTCATGTGGGGCAACCTGACCCTGGGATCACGAGAGCAAAAAGAGGTCGCAGTGCCCTTTCTGCAGCCGGGGCAGGTTGGCGTGGTGAGTGTGGCGTTTGTGGCACCACTGCTGGAGGGCACCTACACGTCTCACTGGCGCCTGGCACATTGTGGTGTGCAGTTTGGGCCCAGAGTGTGGTGTAGCATTGTGGTGGTGCCAAGCACAGGGCAGAAACCCAGCATCCACTGCAGCAAATCACTG CGGACTGATCTGTGTCTAATGGGGAAAGACGGCATGTTCTGGTCAGGCACCAGAGACTGTGAAGTGTCTGCCAGCTCTAGGAGAGAATTCTGCATCCCCTCTGTGGACTTGCTGACAGCACAG GATCTGCTGTCCTTTGAGTTACTGGATATAAACATTGTGCAAGAATTGGAGAAAGTCCCAGCCAATGCTCCATCTG ATATCACCTCCTGCGTATCTCCAACTCTTCACCATGGAGCTTTGTTTGGGAAGCACGGAACAGGACAAAGCAAAGTTGAAGTTGGACGTTCATGCAGGAAGAAAATTCAAG TTCTGCAGCCTCAGAGACAAAATGAGCTTCTGGATGTTCCAGGCAATGAGGAAGGAGACGAAGACATCAGTGGCACTCAGTTTGTGTGTGAGACTGTGATTCGCTCTCTGACTCTCGAGGAGGAACCAGAACGCAAACCTCAACGCAGAGCTCGGCCCAGTCTGAGGAGGCACGAGG TTCCAGATCCTGTTCGCTTTAAGGAGAGATCATTACTGGTGAAGAATGACAGACCAGTCATAAACAGGCCTGAGGCTCCAGTTCCTGTGTCAAAACCAATCATAACAGAGGAACCTGTCTTTCCAG TCTTTACAGAGGCATTGATTGGCTCAAATGAAAACCTCTACACCGACCCAGCTGCACAGGACGAGAACGAAGAGGAAGCGGAACAAAAGGGACGTGAAAATGAGCAGGAAAAAGAGGAAGAAGCAGGAGAGTGGGATGAGGTGAGCAGCCAGGTGTCCTCTGCCTCATCTGAGGACTACATTGTCATCCTGCCTGACTGCTTCGATACTTCCAGGCCCCTGGGAGAATCGATGTATAGCTCAGCAATGTCCCAGGCTGCAGTGCCTCTTGCCAACGGGCCAGAGGCACCGCAAAACCCAAGCACGGCTGAAGGAGAGAATGAAGAGCCAAGCCCTGTCGCAGTTCTTCACAACAGCCTGAACCGGATGCTGTCCACCTCTCAGATACTGGACACTCCTCCTCTGATTCCAGAGATGGTTCCTGTGCCCGTCGCTCTGTCACCACCCCCGTCTCTCCGAACACACAG ATCAGTGAGATCTCATGATGTTGAGTCAGGACCAGTGGATGAGAACACCTCATGCCAACACGAGGATGACTCAAGCG GTTGCAGATCAGCTCATTTAGAGGCCCCTGTCAGTGCCTTTGAGACCTGTGGCCCCCAGGATCCCCG GGCACGTAATGGTGGTCTGACGGAGGGACTGGTGAAGGGAGCTCTGTCTGTAGCTGCTTCTGCTTATAAAGCACTGTTCACAGGCCAGAGCACACCTGCACAG CGGCCTGAAGTGGACCCAGCCTGTGAAGACGCCTCATTAATGGCTGTATTACAGGAGATGGGCTTCAGCAACCAGCCGCTCAACCAGAGGCTGCTGAGAAAGCATCACTACAACTTACTTGATGTGGTCAACGAGCTGGTGCAGTTGACCGACAGCGAATGGCACATCTCAAGACATTAA
- the nbr1a gene encoding NBR1 autophagy cargo receptor a isoform X4 has product MNLPITVKVNFRGNVKKFPVLDTNKAQWETVEAWIKTTFGLSHFQVKYFDEDNEEVCINSQDEYTEALKSAFKQANQLHMNVYKMKGQAEGGAVKAELKELKIDPRPAPPYRARVKMADKETQVTPERDSAVPKENKGMKTEEEAVPTWFKSYMDRFKDQVVREVVDRMCSEFSGQCCTHRASDPPAEEPSTSGTQKPVSSTTLRASSSTPNCSSCKGPATGGGYQCSVCPSCILCEPCSHKHDPSHNLKRTRTPLSVPERGVTPEPRFLRRGDRTVRKAERQRLKAERRQLKAEVKEIKKKLRLEKRGLLWSGASNGTSTSGLAPAPAPSLGAGPAPAPALCPDPQTSSPEGPKVSGSTLVPTMTALFLDENLPDGTCLEPGTKFIKYWKMRNTGNISWTSDTKLKFMWGNLTLGSREQKEVAVPFLQPGQVGVVSVAFVAPLLEGTYTSHWRLAHCGVQFGPRVWCSIVVVPSTGQKPSIHCSKSLRTDLCLMGKDGMFWSGTRDCEVSASSRREFCIPSVDLLTAQDLLSFELLDINIVQELEKVPANAPSDITSCVSPTLHHGALFGKHGTGQSKVEVGRSCRKKIQVLQPQRQNELLDVPGNEEGDEDISGTQFVCETVIRSLTLEEEPERKPQRRARPSLRRHEVPDPVRFKERSLLVKNDRPVINRPEAPVPVSKPIITEEPVFPVFTEALIGSNENLYTDPAAQDENEEEAEQKGRENEQEKEEEAGEWDEVSSQVSSASSEDYIVILPDCFDTSRPLGESMYSSAMSQAAVPLANGPEAPQNPSTAEGENEEPSPVAVLHNSLNRMLSTSQILDTPPLIPEMVPVPVALSPPPSLRTHRSVRSHDVESGPVDENTSCQHEDDSSGCRSAHLEAPVSAFETCGPQDPRARNGGLTEGLVKGALSVAASAYKALFTGQSTPAQRPEVDPACEDASLMAVLQEMGFSNQPLNQRLLRKHHYNLLDVVNELVQLTDSEWHISRH; this is encoded by the exons ATGAACCTCCCCATCACTGTCAAAGTGAACTTTAGGGGCAACGTGAAGAAATTTCCAGTCTTGGACACGAACAAAGCACAGTGGGAGACTGTGGAGGCCTGG ATTAAAACTACATTCGGCTTGAGCCATTTTCAAGTGAAATATTTTGACGAGGACAACGAGGAG GTGTGCATAAACAGTCAAG ATGAATATACAGAAGCTCTAAAG agTGCGTTTAAGCAAGCCAATCAGCTCCACATGAATGTCTATAAGATGAAGGGTCAGGCAGAGGGTGGTGCAGTTAAGGCAGAGCTGAAGGAACTAAAGATAGACCCCAGACCAGCTCCGCCATATCGAGCTAGAGTCAAGATGGCAGACAAAGAGACCCAGGTGACCCCCGAGCGGGACTCG GCTGTGCCCAAAGAAAACAAAGGGATGAAAACTGAAGAAGAAGCAGTCCCCACTTGGTTTAAATCCTACATGGACAGG TTCAAAGATCAAGTGGTAAGGGAGGTGGTGGACAGGATGTGTAGTGAGTTTTCTGGCCAGTGTTGCACACACAGAGCCTCAGATCCTCCTGCAGAAGAACCAAGCACCTCTGGCACACAGAAACCAGTCAGCTCCACCACACTGAGGGCTTCTAGCTCAACTCCAAATTGCAGTAGTTGCAAAGGACCAGCCACTGGGGGAGGATATCAGTGCAG TGTTTGTCCATCTTGCATCTTATGCGAGCCATGCAGTCATAAACACGATCCCAGCCACAACCTAAAGAGAACAAGGACTCCTCTGTCTGTCCCTGAACGTGGAGTTACCCCAGAACCCAG GTTTCTGAGGCGGGGTGACAGGACGGTGAGAAAGGCGGAGAGGCAGCGTCTGAAAGCAGAGCGGAGGCAGCTGAAGGCTGAGGTGAAGGAGATCAAGAAGAAGCTGAGGCTGGAGAAGAGAGGTCTGCTGTGGAGTGGAGCCTCCAATGGGACCAGCACCTCAGGCCTTGCCCCCGCTCCCGCTCCATCTCTCGGTGCAGGACCAGCCCCAGCTCCGGCCCTGTGCCCAGACCCTCAAACTTCCAGTCCAGA GGGTCCCAAGGTCTCCGGCTCCACCTTGGTGCCCACAATGACTGCCTTGTTTCTGGATGAGAATCTACCAGATGGCACTTGTCTGGAGCCAGGCACCAAGTTCATCAAGTACTGGAAGATGAGGAACACTGGCAACATCAGCTGGACCTCCGACACCAAG TTGAAATTCATGTGGGGCAACCTGACCCTGGGATCACGAGAGCAAAAAGAGGTCGCAGTGCCCTTTCTGCAGCCGGGGCAGGTTGGCGTGGTGAGTGTGGCGTTTGTGGCACCACTGCTGGAGGGCACCTACACGTCTCACTGGCGCCTGGCACATTGTGGTGTGCAGTTTGGGCCCAGAGTGTGGTGTAGCATTGTGGTGGTGCCAAGCACAGGGCAGAAACCCAGCATCCACTGCAGCAAATCACTG CGGACTGATCTGTGTCTAATGGGGAAAGACGGCATGTTCTGGTCAGGCACCAGAGACTGTGAAGTGTCTGCCAGCTCTAGGAGAGAATTCTGCATCCCCTCTGTGGACTTGCTGACAGCACAG GATCTGCTGTCCTTTGAGTTACTGGATATAAACATTGTGCAAGAATTGGAGAAAGTCCCAGCCAATGCTCCATCTG ATATCACCTCCTGCGTATCTCCAACTCTTCACCATGGAGCTTTGTTTGGGAAGCACGGAACAGGACAAAGCAAAGTTGAAGTTGGACGTTCATGCAGGAAGAAAATTCAAG TTCTGCAGCCTCAGAGACAAAATGAGCTTCTGGATGTTCCAGGCAATGAGGAAGGAGACGAAGACATCAGTGGCACTCAGTTTGTGTGTGAGACTGTGATTCGCTCTCTGACTCTCGAGGAGGAACCAGAACGCAAACCTCAACGCAGAGCTCGGCCCAGTCTGAGGAGGCACGAGG TTCCAGATCCTGTTCGCTTTAAGGAGAGATCATTACTGGTGAAGAATGACAGACCAGTCATAAACAGGCCTGAGGCTCCAGTTCCTGTGTCAAAACCAATCATAACAGAGGAACCTGTCTTTCCAG TCTTTACAGAGGCATTGATTGGCTCAAATGAAAACCTCTACACCGACCCAGCTGCACAGGACGAGAACGAAGAGGAAGCGGAACAAAAGGGACGTGAAAATGAGCAGGAAAAAGAGGAAGAAGCAGGAGAGTGGGATGAGGTGAGCAGCCAGGTGTCCTCTGCCTCATCTGAGGACTACATTGTCATCCTGCCTGACTGCTTCGATACTTCCAGGCCCCTGGGAGAATCGATGTATAGCTCAGCAATGTCCCAGGCTGCAGTGCCTCTTGCCAACGGGCCAGAGGCACCGCAAAACCCAAGCACGGCTGAAGGAGAGAATGAAGAGCCAAGCCCTGTCGCAGTTCTTCACAACAGCCTGAACCGGATGCTGTCCACCTCTCAGATACTGGACACTCCTCCTCTGATTCCAGAGATGGTTCCTGTGCCCGTCGCTCTGTCACCACCCCCGTCTCTCCGAACACACAG ATCAGTGAGATCTCATGATGTTGAGTCAGGACCAGTGGATGAGAACACCTCATGCCAACACGAGGATGACTCAAGCG GTTGCAGATCAGCTCATTTAGAGGCCCCTGTCAGTGCCTTTGAGACCTGTGGCCCCCAGGATCCCCG GGCACGTAATGGTGGTCTGACGGAGGGACTGGTGAAGGGAGCTCTGTCTGTAGCTGCTTCTGCTTATAAAGCACTGTTCACAGGCCAGAGCACACCTGCACAG CGGCCTGAAGTGGACCCAGCCTGTGAAGACGCCTCATTAATGGCTGTATTACAGGAGATGGGCTTCAGCAACCAGCCGCTCAACCAGAGGCTGCTGAGAAAGCATCACTACAACTTACTTGATGTGGTCAACGAGCTGGTGCAGTTGACCGACAGCGAATGGCACATCTCAAGACATTAA
- the nbr1a gene encoding NBR1 autophagy cargo receptor a isoform X1: protein MNLPITVKVNFRGNVKKFPVLDTNKAQWETVEAWIKTTFGLSHFQVKYFDEDNEEVCINSQDEYTEALKSAFKQANQLHMNVYKMKGQAEGGAVKAELKELKIDPRPAPPYRARVKMADKETQVTPERDSQAVPKENKGMKTEEEAVPTWFKSYMDRFKDQVVREVVDRMCSEFSGQCCTHRASDPPAEEPSTSGTQKPVSSTTLRASSSTPNCSSCKGPATGGGYQCSVCPSCILCEPCSHKHDPSHNLKRTRTPLSVPERGVTPEPRFLRRGDRTVRKAERQRLKAERRQLKAEVKEIKKKLRLEKRGLLWSGASNGTSTSGLAPAPAPSLGAGPAPAPALCPDPQTSSPEKRQTLKQSCSDDPLCTQTRGPKVSGSTLVPTMTALFLDENLPDGTCLEPGTKFIKYWKMRNTGNISWTSDTKLKFMWGNLTLGSREQKEVAVPFLQPGQVGVVSVAFVAPLLEGTYTSHWRLAHCGVQFGPRVWCSIVVVPSTGQKPSIHCSKSLRTDLCLMGKDGMFWSGTRDCEVSASSRREFCIPSVDLLTAQDLLSFELLDINIVQELEKVPANAPSDITSCVSPTLHHGALFGKHGTGQSKVEVGRSCRKKIQVLQPQRQNELLDVPGNEEGDEDISGTQFVCETVIRSLTLEEEPERKPQRRARPSLRRHEVPDPVRFKERSLLVKNDRPVINRPEAPVPVSKPIITEEPVFPVFTEALIGSNENLYTDPAAQDENEEEAEQKGRENEQEKEEEAGEWDEVSSQVSSASSEDYIVILPDCFDTSRPLGESMYSSAMSQAAVPLANGPEAPQNPSTAEGENEEPSPVAVLHNSLNRMLSTSQILDTPPLIPEMVPVPVALSPPPSLRTHRSVRSHDVESGPVDENTSCQHEDDSSGCRSAHLEAPVSAFETCGPQDPRARNGGLTEGLVKGALSVAASAYKALFTGQSTPAQRPEVDPACEDASLMAVLQEMGFSNQPLNQRLLRKHHYNLLDVVNELVQLTDSEWHISRH from the exons ATGAACCTCCCCATCACTGTCAAAGTGAACTTTAGGGGCAACGTGAAGAAATTTCCAGTCTTGGACACGAACAAAGCACAGTGGGAGACTGTGGAGGCCTGG ATTAAAACTACATTCGGCTTGAGCCATTTTCAAGTGAAATATTTTGACGAGGACAACGAGGAG GTGTGCATAAACAGTCAAG ATGAATATACAGAAGCTCTAAAG agTGCGTTTAAGCAAGCCAATCAGCTCCACATGAATGTCTATAAGATGAAGGGTCAGGCAGAGGGTGGTGCAGTTAAGGCAGAGCTGAAGGAACTAAAGATAGACCCCAGACCAGCTCCGCCATATCGAGCTAGAGTCAAGATGGCAGACAAAGAGACCCAGGTGACCCCCGAGCGGGACTCG CAGGCTGTGCCCAAAGAAAACAAAGGGATGAAAACTGAAGAAGAAGCAGTCCCCACTTGGTTTAAATCCTACATGGACAGG TTCAAAGATCAAGTGGTAAGGGAGGTGGTGGACAGGATGTGTAGTGAGTTTTCTGGCCAGTGTTGCACACACAGAGCCTCAGATCCTCCTGCAGAAGAACCAAGCACCTCTGGCACACAGAAACCAGTCAGCTCCACCACACTGAGGGCTTCTAGCTCAACTCCAAATTGCAGTAGTTGCAAAGGACCAGCCACTGGGGGAGGATATCAGTGCAG TGTTTGTCCATCTTGCATCTTATGCGAGCCATGCAGTCATAAACACGATCCCAGCCACAACCTAAAGAGAACAAGGACTCCTCTGTCTGTCCCTGAACGTGGAGTTACCCCAGAACCCAG GTTTCTGAGGCGGGGTGACAGGACGGTGAGAAAGGCGGAGAGGCAGCGTCTGAAAGCAGAGCGGAGGCAGCTGAAGGCTGAGGTGAAGGAGATCAAGAAGAAGCTGAGGCTGGAGAAGAGAGGTCTGCTGTGGAGTGGAGCCTCCAATGGGACCAGCACCTCAGGCCTTGCCCCCGCTCCCGCTCCATCTCTCGGTGCAGGACCAGCCCCAGCTCCGGCCCTGTGCCCAGACCCTCAAACTTCCAGTCCAGA GAAAAGACAGACGCTGAAACAAAGCTGTTCTGACGATCCTCTGTGCACTCAAACCAGGGGTCCCAAGGTCTCCGGCTCCACCTTGGTGCCCACAATGACTGCCTTGTTTCTGGATGAGAATCTACCAGATGGCACTTGTCTGGAGCCAGGCACCAAGTTCATCAAGTACTGGAAGATGAGGAACACTGGCAACATCAGCTGGACCTCCGACACCAAG TTGAAATTCATGTGGGGCAACCTGACCCTGGGATCACGAGAGCAAAAAGAGGTCGCAGTGCCCTTTCTGCAGCCGGGGCAGGTTGGCGTGGTGAGTGTGGCGTTTGTGGCACCACTGCTGGAGGGCACCTACACGTCTCACTGGCGCCTGGCACATTGTGGTGTGCAGTTTGGGCCCAGAGTGTGGTGTAGCATTGTGGTGGTGCCAAGCACAGGGCAGAAACCCAGCATCCACTGCAGCAAATCACTG CGGACTGATCTGTGTCTAATGGGGAAAGACGGCATGTTCTGGTCAGGCACCAGAGACTGTGAAGTGTCTGCCAGCTCTAGGAGAGAATTCTGCATCCCCTCTGTGGACTTGCTGACAGCACAG GATCTGCTGTCCTTTGAGTTACTGGATATAAACATTGTGCAAGAATTGGAGAAAGTCCCAGCCAATGCTCCATCTG ATATCACCTCCTGCGTATCTCCAACTCTTCACCATGGAGCTTTGTTTGGGAAGCACGGAACAGGACAAAGCAAAGTTGAAGTTGGACGTTCATGCAGGAAGAAAATTCAAG TTCTGCAGCCTCAGAGACAAAATGAGCTTCTGGATGTTCCAGGCAATGAGGAAGGAGACGAAGACATCAGTGGCACTCAGTTTGTGTGTGAGACTGTGATTCGCTCTCTGACTCTCGAGGAGGAACCAGAACGCAAACCTCAACGCAGAGCTCGGCCCAGTCTGAGGAGGCACGAGG TTCCAGATCCTGTTCGCTTTAAGGAGAGATCATTACTGGTGAAGAATGACAGACCAGTCATAAACAGGCCTGAGGCTCCAGTTCCTGTGTCAAAACCAATCATAACAGAGGAACCTGTCTTTCCAG TCTTTACAGAGGCATTGATTGGCTCAAATGAAAACCTCTACACCGACCCAGCTGCACAGGACGAGAACGAAGAGGAAGCGGAACAAAAGGGACGTGAAAATGAGCAGGAAAAAGAGGAAGAAGCAGGAGAGTGGGATGAGGTGAGCAGCCAGGTGTCCTCTGCCTCATCTGAGGACTACATTGTCATCCTGCCTGACTGCTTCGATACTTCCAGGCCCCTGGGAGAATCGATGTATAGCTCAGCAATGTCCCAGGCTGCAGTGCCTCTTGCCAACGGGCCAGAGGCACCGCAAAACCCAAGCACGGCTGAAGGAGAGAATGAAGAGCCAAGCCCTGTCGCAGTTCTTCACAACAGCCTGAACCGGATGCTGTCCACCTCTCAGATACTGGACACTCCTCCTCTGATTCCAGAGATGGTTCCTGTGCCCGTCGCTCTGTCACCACCCCCGTCTCTCCGAACACACAG ATCAGTGAGATCTCATGATGTTGAGTCAGGACCAGTGGATGAGAACACCTCATGCCAACACGAGGATGACTCAAGCG GTTGCAGATCAGCTCATTTAGAGGCCCCTGTCAGTGCCTTTGAGACCTGTGGCCCCCAGGATCCCCG GGCACGTAATGGTGGTCTGACGGAGGGACTGGTGAAGGGAGCTCTGTCTGTAGCTGCTTCTGCTTATAAAGCACTGTTCACAGGCCAGAGCACACCTGCACAG CGGCCTGAAGTGGACCCAGCCTGTGAAGACGCCTCATTAATGGCTGTATTACAGGAGATGGGCTTCAGCAACCAGCCGCTCAACCAGAGGCTGCTGAGAAAGCATCACTACAACTTACTTGATGTGGTCAACGAGCTGGTGCAGTTGACCGACAGCGAATGGCACATCTCAAGACATTAA